From Chloroflexota bacterium, one genomic window encodes:
- a CDS encoding cytochrome C, with product MSEPPSAPENRAPEVHEFQLLIRNPLSWLGGVIAAVATVVLVILLFLQFTAPRHSPYLGVVTFLILPMMLVTGLLLVPIGMLWNRRRLRAAQALQPGVVLRPFPSLDLNIPEQRHRVILFLMATAGIVMLLGLVTYKGYQFTESVSFCGQVCHQVMAPEFVTYQNSPHARVKCVECHIGPGATWLVRSKITGISQVIAVLTNSYPRPIPLPIKNLRPARDTCEQCHWPQKFYGDRMKTSPHFNSDEQNTGERIFMIIRVGGRGVEMSASRGVHWHVDPRIRVEYIATDPARQDIPWVRVTRANGEVVEYLRAGSDLTPEDIARLPKRVMDCVDCHNQPSHTFKSPSQAVDQALAAGKIDRSLPYIRRRLVELLSRSHPSVEVATMTLDKELTNYYRTSYPALYAARADAVRQAIRVAQNIYRTNIFPEMKVDWRTYPNNIGHKDSPGCFRCHDLHHLSADGSNIPMDCDLCHTIPTTIAIDKPFTVRPTDLPPKPPSHKEPGWSVRHDSDAQNTCRQCHEPGFCAYGLCHGPTWTGWLFYTGGQNCTLCHKG from the coding sequence ATGAGTGAGCCACCGTCGGCACCTGAAAACCGGGCACCGGAAGTGCACGAGTTTCAATTACTGATCCGAAATCCGCTCAGCTGGCTGGGCGGCGTGATCGCTGCCGTCGCGACGGTGGTCTTGGTGATCCTGCTTTTCCTGCAATTCACCGCCCCTCGCCACAGCCCTTACCTGGGCGTCGTCACCTTCCTGATCCTGCCGATGATGCTGGTCACCGGGCTACTGCTGGTGCCCATCGGCATGCTCTGGAACCGGCGCCGACTGCGCGCCGCCCAGGCCCTCCAGCCTGGCGTAGTGTTGCGACCCTTCCCCAGCCTGGATCTGAACATCCCCGAGCAACGGCACCGCGTGATCCTGTTCCTGATGGCTACGGCCGGGATCGTGATGCTGCTGGGCCTGGTCACTTACAAGGGGTACCAGTTCACCGAATCCGTCAGCTTCTGCGGGCAGGTGTGCCACCAGGTGATGGCACCCGAGTTCGTGACTTACCAGAACTCACCTCACGCCCGCGTCAAGTGCGTCGAGTGCCACATCGGCCCGGGTGCGACCTGGCTGGTCCGATCGAAGATCACCGGGATCAGCCAGGTGATAGCGGTCCTGACGAACTCCTATCCCCGGCCCATCCCGCTACCGATCAAAAATCTCCGCCCCGCCCGCGACACATGCGAACAATGCCATTGGCCCCAGAAGTTCTACGGCGACCGGATGAAAACCAGCCCGCACTTCAACTCCGATGAGCAGAATACCGGTGAGCGCATCTTCATGATCATCCGGGTCGGAGGGCGGGGAGTAGAGATGAGCGCCAGCCGGGGGGTGCATTGGCACGTAGATCCGCGTATCCGAGTCGAATACATCGCCACCGATCCCGCCCGGCAGGATATCCCCTGGGTACGCGTGACCCGAGCCAACGGCGAGGTCGTCGAATATCTGCGGGCCGGTTCGGATCTAACCCCTGAAGACATCGCCCGGCTGCCCAAGCGCGTGATGGACTGCGTGGACTGCCACAACCAGCCCTCGCATACCTTCAAGTCGCCCAGTCAGGCGGTGGACCAAGCCCTGGCCGCCGGCAAGATCGATCGGAGCCTGCCCTACATTCGACGGCGGTTGGTGGAGCTGCTCAGCCGGAGCCATCCCTCTGTGGAAGTGGCCACGATGACGCTGGACAAAGAGTTGACGAACTACTATCGGACCTCCTATCCTGCCCTATATGCGGCTCGGGCGGATGCCGTGCGCCAGGCGATCCGGGTCGCCCAGAATATCTATCGGACGAACATCTTCCCTGAAATGAAGGTCGATTGGAGAACGTACCCGAACAATATCGGCCACAAGGACTCACCCGGGTGCTTCCGCTGCCACGACCTGCACCATCTCAGCGCCGACGGCAGCAATATCCCCATGGACTGCGACTTGTGCCATACCATTCCGACCACGATCGCCATCGACAAACCCTTCACCGTGCGTCCGACAGACCTACCGCCGAAGCCACCCTCCCACAAAGAGCCGGGATGGTCCGTTCGTCACGACTCCGACGCCCAGAACACGTGCCGTCAATGCCACGAACCAGGCTTCTGTGCCTATGGCCTCTGCCACGGGCCGACGTGGACCGGTTGGCTCTTCTACACTGGCGGCCAAAACTGTACGCTCTGCCATAAGGGATAG
- a CDS encoding (Fe-S)-binding protein, with protein MLKRWLEKLAGSNTLYYPGCVTHYALPDIGRRYEELLRQAGVDFIVLSGEVLCCGSPVKRAGYLADFEDLKAKNQAIFARFSVRKIITNCPGCYHTLKFDYGLDAYHVTQVLSPERLRTGDGRASVGREAPITYHDPCHLGRWSDIYDEPRRLLARAGWTVTELPDNREHSLCCGAGGGVKSNFPDLANAIARQRLALVENERLCTACPLCYAHFKENADGVEVLELSEALMGGLSREDTP; from the coding sequence ATGCTCAAACGCTGGCTGGAAAAGCTGGCCGGGAGTAACACCCTCTACTATCCCGGATGCGTGACCCATTATGCCCTGCCCGACATCGGCAGGCGCTATGAAGAGCTGCTACGCCAGGCCGGGGTGGATTTCATCGTCCTGTCCGGAGAGGTCCTCTGCTGCGGCAGCCCTGTCAAACGGGCTGGCTATCTCGCCGACTTCGAGGATCTGAAGGCGAAGAATCAGGCCATCTTCGCCCGCTTCAGCGTCCGCAAGATCATCACCAACTGTCCCGGCTGCTACCATACCCTCAAGTTCGACTACGGGCTAGACGCCTACCACGTCACTCAGGTGCTCTCGCCCGAACGGCTGAGGACGGGCGATGGACGAGCCAGTGTGGGCCGTGAAGCTCCCATCACCTACCACGACCCATGTCACCTGGGACGCTGGTCCGACATCTACGACGAGCCGCGGCGCCTGCTGGCGCGGGCCGGATGGACGGTGACGGAGTTGCCCGACAACCGGGAGCACAGCCTGTGTTGCGGCGCGGGCGGAGGCGTGAAGTCCAACTTCCCCGATCTGGCGAACGCCATCGCCCGGCAGCGCCTGGCCCTGGTGGAGAACGAGCGGCTCTGCACAGCCTGTCCTCTCTGCTACGCCCATTTCAAGGAAAACGCCGATGGGGTGGAGGTGCTGGAGCTCAGCGAGGCCCTGATGGGCGGCCTGAGCCGGGAGGATACGCCATGA
- a CDS encoding (Fe-S)-binding protein: MLRELAENPPCIECGLCREACPIFTILRQEHISPRGLAILADQGVASVVFYQCTLCRSCRVICPVGHDPAGESIRADLVARGVETEANREMIANIRQYGNPFGPLKEGEIPKRLTCC; this comes from the coding sequence ATGCTGAGAGAGCTGGCCGAGAACCCGCCCTGCATCGAGTGCGGCCTGTGCCGGGAGGCCTGTCCCATCTTCACGATCCTGCGGCAGGAGCACATCAGCCCCAGGGGGTTGGCCATCCTGGCGGATCAGGGCGTGGCCTCCGTGGTGTTCTATCAATGCACGTTATGTCGATCCTGTCGAGTGATCTGTCCCGTGGGCCACGATCCGGCCGGGGAGAGCATACGCGCCGATCTGGTGGCGCGAGGCGTGGAGACGGAGGCCAACCGGGAGATGATCGCCAACATCCGGCAGTACGGGAATCCGTTCGGGCCGTTGAAGGAGGGGGAGATCCCCAAAAGGCTCACCTGCTGCTGA
- a CDS encoding DJ-1/PfpI family protein, producing MKQVLLFLSQGFEEAEAAAFIDVLGWTRSTEGVTPVDTVVAGLRSEVRAAHSLVVRPQHLLSELDLSRFAALAFPGGYHDRGFTEAYEPVVLDAIRTIHAAGGIIATICVAARPVAAAGLLAGKEATTYPLDGGKHLRYLAEHGARVRDQEVVVSDRIITSTGPATGFTVAFRLLEMLNGSEDVKRIQHAMRFQD from the coding sequence ATGAAACAAGTGCTCCTGTTTCTTTCGCAAGGTTTTGAGGAGGCGGAAGCGGCCGCCTTTATCGACGTCCTGGGCTGGACACGCTCCACCGAGGGAGTCACGCCCGTGGATACCGTGGTGGCCGGCCTCCGATCGGAGGTCAGGGCCGCCCACAGCCTTGTCGTACGGCCCCAACATTTGCTATCGGAGCTGGATCTGAGCCGGTTTGCAGCCCTGGCCTTCCCCGGCGGATACCACGACCGAGGCTTTACCGAGGCATATGAGCCGGTCGTGCTGGATGCCATTCGCACCATCCACGCTGCCGGGGGCATCATCGCCACCATCTGCGTCGCCGCCCGTCCCGTGGCCGCCGCCGGGCTGCTCGCCGGCAAGGAGGCGACCACCTATCCCCTGGATGGGGGCAAACACCTTCGCTACCTGGCCGAGCACGGCGCGAGGGTGAGGGACCAAGAAGTCGTGGTGAGCGATCGCATTATCACCAGCACGGGCCCGGCGACCGGCTTCACGGTAGCTTTCCGGCTTCTGGAGATGCTCAACGGCTCCGAGGACGTGAAGAGGATCCAACATGCAATGCGGTTTCAGGATTGA
- a CDS encoding FAD-binding oxidoreductase has protein sequence MNLERLSTLVGEENVSTAIEDRIVYGRDASRLEGECQAVVWPSRPEQVAAIVEWARREGVDLVPRGAGTGLCGGAVPQHSVVVDLSRLIYIGPVDLGQRRIRVGAGVALGALNRHLAADGLLLPVIPGSHRAASIGGMIATDAAGLRAVRYGTMRNWVEEVTLVDGLGRIHRLAGDEVNDAAGWEGITGFVTEATMRLIPLPARRTVSLLPFDGEEALLAQRDRWLADPRLTALEYINRHAAEAIGWEARPHLLAEFDSDGGEIADPERIAALWHARDGLYPVLARSGYPVIEDPQMEGEGLATLLAWLEAEGIPAFGHLGVGIMHPCFHPNDERLAALYERVAEWGGRVSGEHGIGLKKKRWTDAAFQAEARRLKEHYDPQQVINRGKLC, from the coding sequence ATGAACCTGGAGCGCCTATCAACGCTCGTTGGCGAGGAGAACGTCTCCACTGCAATCGAGGATCGAATCGTCTACGGCCGGGACGCCTCCCGTTTGGAGGGGGAGTGCCAGGCCGTGGTCTGGCCGTCACGCCCGGAGCAGGTGGCCGCGATCGTCGAGTGGGCCCGGAGGGAGGGCGTCGATCTGGTACCTCGCGGGGCAGGCACGGGGCTCTGCGGCGGGGCCGTCCCCCAGCATTCGGTAGTGGTGGATCTCTCGCGTCTGATCTACATCGGCCCCGTGGACCTCGGACAGCGTCGGATACGGGTGGGAGCCGGCGTCGCATTGGGAGCCCTCAACCGTCATCTGGCGGCGGATGGCCTCCTCCTGCCCGTTATCCCGGGCAGCCATCGAGCGGCCAGCATCGGCGGCATGATCGCCACCGACGCGGCGGGGCTGCGCGCCGTGCGCTATGGCACCATGCGGAACTGGGTTGAGGAGGTCACCCTGGTGGACGGCCTGGGGCGTATCCACCGCCTGGCCGGAGACGAGGTGAATGACGCGGCGGGATGGGAGGGAATCACCGGCTTCGTCACCGAGGCGACGATGCGCCTGATCCCCCTTCCCGCTCGGCGCACGGTATCGCTCCTCCCCTTCGACGGCGAGGAGGCGCTGCTGGCCCAGCGAGATCGATGGCTGGCCGATCCCCGGCTCACGGCGCTGGAGTACATCAACCGCCACGCGGCGGAGGCCATCGGCTGGGAGGCGCGTCCGCACCTGCTGGCGGAGTTCGACTCGGACGGCGGGGAGATCGCCGATCCGGAGCGCATCGCCGCCCTGTGGCATGCCCGCGATGGCCTCTATCCGGTGCTGGCCCGAAGCGGCTATCCCGTCATCGAGGACCCGCAGATGGAAGGGGAAGGGCTGGCAACACTGCTGGCCTGGCTGGAGGCGGAGGGGATCCCCGCCTTCGGCCATCTGGGCGTCGGTATCATGCATCCCTGCTTCCACCCCAATGACGAGCGCTTGGCCGCGCTCTACGAGCGGGTGGCGGAATGGGGCGGCCGGGTCAGCGGAGAGCACGGCATCGGATTGAAGAAGAAGAGATGGACCGACGCCGCCTTCCAGGCCGAGGCACGGCGGTTGAAGGAGCACTACGATCCGCAGCAGGTGATCAACCGGGGGAAGCTATGCTGA
- a CDS encoding DUF1573 domain-containing protein — MAVRPSYDIAQPEVIVTAVRHRSPWIRRITLFAFIMIVAALLAACGNPPPRIVVEPQSQDLGERPQEPLELTYTVRNEGGSPLRIEKVSTSCGCTRATVDRETIPPGESAQLRVVLDPTEDNLYGNLLRVIYVRSNDPDNPEVEVEFRVTIRKPEG, encoded by the coding sequence GTGGCTGTCCGACCATCATATGACATCGCACAACCGGAGGTGATCGTGACCGCCGTCAGGCATCGTTCGCCGTGGATCCGAAGGATCACGCTATTCGCTTTCATCATGATCGTCGCCGCCCTGCTGGCGGCTTGCGGGAATCCCCCGCCGCGCATCGTGGTGGAGCCCCAATCCCAGGATCTGGGCGAGAGGCCACAAGAGCCCCTGGAGCTGACTTATACGGTACGCAACGAGGGGGGAAGCCCCTTGCGAATCGAGAAGGTGAGCACATCCTGCGGCTGCACCCGGGCGACCGTGGATCGAGAGACCATCCCCCCCGGCGAATCCGCCCAATTGCGCGTCGTGCTCGATCCCACCGAGGACAACCTGTACGGGAACCTGCTGCGAGTGATCTACGTGCGCAGCAATGACCCGGACAACCCAGAGGTAGAGGTGGAGTTTCGGGTAACCATCCGGAAGCCGGAGGGTTAG